GAGGGCACAGCTTCCGTCGTCAGGTCTTATGTGCAGCACAAAATGTATTCAACGTCATCATTGACCAGGCTCTACTACTTTGGTCCCATGTTCAGGTACGAGAGGCCACAGAAAGGGCGGAGCAGGCAGTTTTACCAGCTCGGAGCAGAGGCTATCGGCATATCCGGTCCGGCCATCGATGCAGAGATCATATCCATGCTGTTTACCTTTTTTAAGGCGCTTGGTATTGATGGACTGAAACTCAACCTCAATTCAATCGGTTGCAGGGACTGCAGACCCGGGTATAAGGAAAAGTTGCTTGACTTCATTGGTGACAGTGTAGAGAAATTATGCGAAAATTGCCGGAGGCGCTACAGGGAGAACCCCTTAAGGGTGCTTGACTGCAAGAGCAGCGCTTGCAGGGAGGAAACGAAGGCTGCCCCTTCTATTCTCGATCATCTTTGCGGCAGTTGCAGTAATGACTTTTCTAAATTGAAAGAGTACCTTGGAGTATTAAACCTGAGCTATAACATTAACCCCAGGATGGTGAGAGGGCTTGACTACTATACAAAGACGGCCTTCGAGATTACTTCGGCTAATCTCGGTTCCCAGGATGCCGTTGCTGCCGGAGGACGTTATGACCATCTTGTTGAAGAAGTGGGCGGACCAACCACTCCTGCCATCGGCTACGCCATCGGTATGGAGCGCCTTTCTCTCCTTCTTGATGATGATCTTAAACCCGGTAATGAACCGGACCTTTTCATTGCAACCCTGGGGAATGAAGCCTTTGACACGGCTTTTAGGGTTACTCATGAACTGAGAACTCATGGGATCCATGTTGAATACGATCATGAGGGAAAAAGCCTGAAGGCCCAGATGAGAAAGGCCGGTAATTGTGGCGCCGCTTATGTGCTGGTCCTCGGTGACGAGGAGATCAGGAGTGGACGGGCCATGCTTAAAAACATGAAAGACCATGAGCAGAGAGAGATTATCTGGGAAGATATTGTCAGTGAAATGAACAGGATAAGGCATTAAGGGAATCTTTCATAATTCCGGGTGCGCATATAAAGGAATCAAAAAAGCCGGGTTCAAGGCAAGGTTTCAGCCTTTAGCGGGTCTACAGGCAAAACTTTTAAGCAGAAGATGGCTTTTTTCATTCGTTAAATGGCGCTCATGAATTGTCGGAGCTTCCCTTGAGTCTCTAAAAAATAAGGAGGGGAAGGAGTAGATATGCTTATCGAATGTACTAATTGCCATAGCCGCTATCGTCTTGATGAGTCGAGGCTAAATGAGGGAGAGGCCCGTTTTAAGTGCAGCAAATGTGGTGAACTGGTTGTTGTTGGAAAGGCCGGTCAGGCTGCGCCCGGGGAAGATAAATCAATGAATGAAAAAAAACGCATTATTGTTGCCGATGATACGGCCTTTTTCAGGGCCATGCTTTCAGATATGCTCACTGAAGCGGGCTATGAGGTGATAACGGCCAATGATGGTGAAGAGGCTTTTACTAAAATCAAACATGAACTCCCTAATGTTGACCTTCTTCTTCTCGATATGCTTATGCCTAAAATGGATGGTTTTCAGCTTATTGAGCAACTCAGGAAGGGGGCTATGGGAAAGAACCTTCCCATTCTTGCCTTGAGTGGCGTATTCAAGAGTGAATCAGACAGGGAGCATATGAAGTCCCTTGGTGTTTCAGGGTATATTGATAAAGATACACCGCCGGAGCAGATTTTGAATAGAGTCAAGATGCTTCTTTCTCCCGAAGGCTAGTTTGAGTGGGTGTAAGCAGATTGCTTACCTTACTGGTGCATTAATAAAGGGCTTTCATTTTTCAGGCCAGGCGGGATTTTTACTGAAAAGCCTCAAC
This DNA window, taken from Deltaproteobacteria bacterium, encodes the following:
- the hisS gene encoding histidine--tRNA ligase, which codes for MSKYSSIRGINDVLPAETGKWQYIEAAAKKVFHNYGYSEIKVPILEKTNLFTRSIGEDTDIVEKEMYTFPDRKGELLSLRPEGTASVVRSYVQHKMYSTSSLTRLYYFGPMFRYERPQKGRSRQFYQLGAEAIGISGPAIDAEIISMLFTFFKALGIDGLKLNLNSIGCRDCRPGYKEKLLDFIGDSVEKLCENCRRRYRENPLRVLDCKSSACREETKAAPSILDHLCGSCSNDFSKLKEYLGVLNLSYNINPRMVRGLDYYTKTAFEITSANLGSQDAVAAGGRYDHLVEEVGGPTTPAIGYAIGMERLSLLLDDDLKPGNEPDLFIATLGNEAFDTAFRVTHELRTHGIHVEYDHEGKSLKAQMRKAGNCGAAYVLVLGDEEIRSGRAMLKNMKDHEQREIIWEDIVSEMNRIRH
- a CDS encoding zinc-ribbon domain-containing protein — encoded protein: MLIECTNCHSRYRLDESRLNEGEARFKCSKCGELVVVGKAGQAAPGEDKSMNEKKRIIVADDTAFFRAMLSDMLTEAGYEVITANDGEEAFTKIKHELPNVDLLLLDMLMPKMDGFQLIEQLRKGAMGKNLPILALSGVFKSESDREHMKSLGVSGYIDKDTPPEQILNRVKMLLSPEG